The Anopheles marshallii chromosome X, idAnoMarsDA_429_01, whole genome shotgun sequence genome includes a window with the following:
- the LOC128708956 gene encoding leucine-rich repeat flightless-interacting protein 2, whose amino-acid sequence MESPSAGGRRRGNSRINAEDQALDQIAKEAEARLAARRQARAEAREIRMRELERQQKELEQTADRVFDLQQQSIGLSEPANTVATPRTSRILAQNAATRGSALSSRRNSEDSLEEEARSLRDLRHELKDVEERFRKAMIANAQLDNERSSLNYHIQLLKDKLEEVEESHSQLQREYREKCRDREALKRNNDKLSEELKLVQGQLQERDALIEQHGLVIVTVENEDGTDAHRALVTADNAQLLKSVPGSLDVRLKKFAAEKHELQTELQAVQQQLNDIKSKGRRYTSMNGSLVDDDYEDAQREANKLITEYKYKLQKAEQEIANLQASLARSETQVIRYKSTAEAAEKAESDLKIERRKLQRENREAMDRLEELETSNNHLLKRLDKLKNVKSTILKDI is encoded by the exons GCAGAGGCGCGATTAGCAGCAAGGCGCCAGGCACGTGCAGAGGCTCGCGAAATACGGATGCGAGAACTGGAGCGGCAACAGAAAGAGCTGGAGCAAACAGCCGACCGGGTGTTTGATCTGCAGCAGCAGTCGATCGGTTTATCCGAACCGGCCAACACGGTTGCCACGCCCCGCACCAGCCGCATACTGGCCCAGAATGCAGCGACGCGTGGCAGTGCACTGTCGTCCCGCCGTAACAGTGAGGATTCCCTAGAGGAGGAAGCCCGTAGCCTGCGCGATCTTCGGCATGAGCTGAAA GACGTGGAGGAGCGTTTCCGCAAAGCAATGATTGCGAACGCTCAGTTAGACAATGAACGGTCCTCGCTTAACTATCACATTCAGCTTCTGAAGGACAAGCTGGAGGAGGTTGAGGAGTCACACTCGCAGCTGCAGCGTGAATATCGGGAGAAATGTCGGGACCGGGAGGCGCTGAAGCGCAACAACGACAAACTCAGCGAGGAGTTGAAGCTCGTGCAAGGTCAGCTTCAGGAGCGTGATGCGCTGATAGAGCAGCACGGACTAGTAATAGTAACGGTAGAGAATGAGGATGGTACGGATGCGCACCGCGCCCTAGTCACAGCGGATAACGCACAACTGCTCAAATCTGTTCCCGGCTCATTAG ACGTAAGACTGAAGAAGTTTGCGGCCGAAAAGCATGAACTGCAGACGGAACTGCAGGCAGTGCAGCAACAGCTGAACGATATCAAGAGCAAGGGCAGACGATACACCTCTATGAACGGTTCGCTGGTCGATGATGATTATGAAGATGCGCAAC GGGAAGCTAACAAGCTTATCACGGAGTATAAATACAAGCTGCAGAAGGCGGAGCAAGAGATCGCAAACCTGCAGGCTAGTCTGGCACGCTCGGAAACGCAGGTGATCCGATACAAGAGCACTGCCGAGGCGGCAGAGAAAGCCGAAAGCGATCTTAAGATTGAGCGAAGAAAGCTGCAGCGAGAG AACCGCGAAGCCATGGATCGGCTGGAGGAGCTAGAAACATCGAACAACCATCTGCTGAAGCGGCTAGACAAGCTTAAGAACGTCAAGAGCACCATACTGAAGGACATATGA